One Luteibacter sp. 9135 DNA segment encodes these proteins:
- the trmD gene encoding tRNA (guanosine(37)-N1)-methyltransferase TrmD: MRIDVVSLFPDFIRQSAAVGVVGRAQQRELLQVETWNPRDFAPDRHRTVDGRPFGGGPGMVMLIDPLRAALAAVRQAAPEPVHVIYLSPQGARLTQKRTEALARLPRIALVCGRYEGVDERLLEHEVDEELSIGDYVLSGGELAAAVVIDAVGRLQEGALNDAQSAQQDSFSDGLLDCPHYTRPEHHDAWGGVPEVLLSGDHAAIRRWRRKQSLGRTWLRRPDLLTQRALDDESRTLLDEFRREYARPNGAAGNDRRNKN, encoded by the coding sequence ATGCGCATCGATGTGGTCTCGTTGTTTCCCGACTTCATCCGCCAGTCGGCGGCGGTCGGGGTGGTCGGCAGGGCGCAACAGCGCGAGTTGTTACAGGTGGAAACCTGGAACCCCCGCGATTTCGCCCCTGACAGGCATCGCACCGTGGACGGTCGCCCTTTTGGCGGTGGACCGGGCATGGTCATGTTGATCGATCCCTTGCGGGCGGCGCTTGCCGCGGTTCGCCAGGCCGCACCGGAGCCGGTGCATGTGATCTACCTCAGCCCGCAAGGTGCGCGGCTGACGCAGAAGAGGACCGAAGCGCTGGCGAGACTGCCGCGAATCGCCCTGGTCTGCGGACGTTACGAGGGCGTGGACGAACGCCTGCTGGAGCACGAGGTCGACGAGGAGCTCTCGATCGGCGATTATGTGCTGTCCGGTGGGGAGCTTGCCGCAGCAGTTGTCATCGATGCGGTGGGTCGTCTTCAGGAGGGCGCGTTGAACGACGCGCAATCCGCCCAGCAGGACTCCTTCTCGGATGGCCTGCTGGATTGCCCGCATTACACCCGTCCCGAGCATCACGATGCCTGGGGCGGCGTGCCGGAGGTGCTGCTTTCCGGCGATCACGCGGCTATTCGCCGCTGGCGTCGGAAACAGTCGCTGGGTCGTACCTGGCTGCGCCGGCCGGATCTGCTAACGCAGCGTGCGCTCGATGATGAATCGAGGACATTGCTGGATGAATTCCGCCGTGAATACGCACGGCCAAACGGTGCGGCCGGAAACGACCGCCGTAATAAAAATTGA
- a CDS encoding cytochrome C assembly family protein yields the protein MIVTTFSLVAVVLYLSAAGALARPLVTGGQPLARLGASLAAVAALAHGAVLLSAHRGTLDLHFFAALSLVAWIASVLTLLVNLSRPVAGLGIIVFPLAAIFVAVDAFLAPKTAPDSMTWQIELHVTIAVLAFGLLSIAAALAILLAIQERALRRSRFGHWLRALPPLTLTEVLLFRLIAAGFVLLTLTLVTGALFVGDLFGQHLVHKTVLSIVAWVVFGVLLWGRWRHGWRGIRAVYLTLAGMGILLLAFFGTKAVLELVLHRVA from the coding sequence ATGATCGTCACCACTTTCTCGCTGGTCGCCGTCGTCCTCTACCTGTCCGCCGCCGGTGCGCTCGCGCGGCCGCTGGTGACGGGCGGGCAGCCCCTTGCGCGCCTGGGGGCATCGCTGGCCGCCGTGGCTGCACTGGCCCATGGCGCAGTCCTGCTCAGCGCCCATCGCGGCACGCTGGACCTGCATTTCTTTGCCGCCCTGTCGCTGGTGGCCTGGATTGCCTCCGTGCTGACCTTGCTGGTCAACCTGTCACGGCCCGTCGCGGGACTGGGCATCATCGTCTTCCCGCTGGCGGCGATCTTCGTGGCCGTGGACGCGTTCCTCGCGCCGAAGACCGCACCGGACAGCATGACCTGGCAGATCGAGCTGCACGTGACCATCGCCGTGCTGGCGTTCGGGCTGCTTTCGATCGCCGCCGCGCTGGCCATCCTGCTGGCGATCCAGGAACGGGCCCTGCGCCGCAGCCGGTTCGGGCACTGGCTGCGTGCCCTGCCCCCGCTCACCCTCACCGAGGTCCTGCTGTTCCGGTTGATCGCCGCGGGCTTCGTGCTGCTGACGCTCACCCTGGTGACCGGCGCGCTGTTCGTCGGCGACCTGTTTGGCCAGCACCTGGTCCACAAGACGGTGCTGTCGATCGTCGCCTGGGTGGTGTTCGGCGTGTTGTTGTGGGGACGCTGGCGCCACGGGTGGCGGGGTATCCGCGCCGTCTACCTGACGCTGGCGGGCATGGGCATCCTGCTGCTGGCGTTCTTCGGGACCAAGGCGGTCCTGGAGCTGGTGCTGCACCGGGTGGCGTGA
- the rplS gene encoding 50S ribosomal protein L19 — protein MNKLLQQFEAEQITRQLPDFGPGDTVIVNVKVKEGNRERVQAFEGIVIAKRSRGLHSAFTVRKISHGTGVERVFQSHSRAIDSVEVKRKGKVRGAKLYYLRGLEGKAARIKEDIAAAAAAKVAKKAAAASAAAAAAE, from the coding sequence ATGAACAAACTCCTCCAACAGTTCGAAGCCGAGCAGATCACCCGCCAGCTGCCGGATTTCGGTCCTGGCGACACCGTGATCGTCAACGTCAAGGTGAAGGAAGGTAACCGCGAGCGCGTCCAGGCGTTCGAAGGTATCGTCATCGCCAAGCGCAGCCGCGGCCTGCACTCCGCTTTCACCGTGCGCAAGATTTCGCACGGCACCGGCGTCGAGCGCGTGTTCCAGTCGCACAGCCGCGCCATCGACTCGGTCGAAGTCAAGCGTAAGGGCAAGGTCCGCGGCGCCAAGCTGTACTACCTGCGCGGTCTGGAAGGCAAGGCTGCCCGCATCAAGGAAGACATCGCCGCCGCCGCCGCTGCCAAGGTCGCCAAGAAGGCCGCCGCAGCATCCGCCGCCGCTGCTGCCGCCGAGTAA
- the rpsP gene encoding 30S ribosomal protein S16 codes for MVKIRLSRGGAKGRPFYHVVVTDQRSPRDGRNIERVGYYNPVASGADKRLELDVAKVQAWVAKGAQLTDKVRALVKEAGKLAA; via the coding sequence ATGGTTAAGATTCGTCTTTCGCGCGGTGGCGCCAAGGGCCGTCCGTTTTATCACGTCGTCGTGACCGACCAGCGCAGCCCGCGCGACGGTCGCAACATCGAGCGTGTCGGCTATTACAACCCGGTCGCTTCGGGCGCCGACAAGCGCCTCGAGCTCGATGTGGCCAAGGTCCAGGCCTGGGTGGCCAAGGGTGCACAGCTGACCGACAAGGTCCGTGCGCTCGTGAAGGAAGCCGGCAAGCTGGCTGCCTGA
- the alr gene encoding alanine racemase gives MSRTTVATIHLGALRHNLARVRSLAGSARVMAVVKADAYGHGLERVARALGDNAEAFAVAAIADGLRLRAAGHRQRIVVLSGPDTPSDIAEMQRLGLDALIHHDAQLPWLARADPARGSLRVWIKVDTGMHRLGFDPARIRDIHAALSAMPAIDPELGLMTHFASSEAFDDEDTARQIALFRQSTEGLAGPRALSNSAAVLGWPDARGDWVRTGGLLYGLSVVEGKTGDDFGFRPVMTLATRLVAINRVGKGERVGYNGTYTCPEDMDIGVAAVGYGDGYPRSAAAGTPVRINGCTAPLVGRVSMDLITIDLRGVPTARTGDRVTLWGDGLPVETVAAAAGTISYDLTCGMTRRVLFVEDET, from the coding sequence ATGAGCCGTACCACCGTCGCCACCATCCATCTGGGCGCGCTGCGCCACAACCTCGCACGTGTCCGGTCGCTGGCCGGCAGCGCAAGGGTCATGGCCGTGGTCAAGGCCGATGCGTACGGTCACGGCCTGGAGCGTGTCGCCCGTGCGCTGGGCGACAACGCCGAGGCCTTCGCCGTGGCGGCCATCGCCGATGGCCTCCGGCTGCGCGCCGCCGGCCATCGTCAACGCATCGTGGTGCTGTCCGGTCCCGATACGCCCTCCGACATCGCCGAAATGCAGCGGCTGGGCCTCGACGCGCTGATCCATCACGACGCGCAACTGCCCTGGCTGGCCCGGGCCGATCCGGCACGCGGCTCCCTGCGCGTATGGATCAAGGTCGACACGGGAATGCACCGGCTCGGTTTCGACCCCGCACGGATCAGGGATATTCACGCGGCCCTGTCCGCCATGCCGGCGATCGATCCGGAGCTGGGGCTGATGACGCATTTCGCCTCGTCGGAGGCGTTCGACGACGAGGATACCGCGCGGCAGATCGCCTTGTTCAGGCAAAGCACGGAAGGCCTGGCCGGACCACGGGCACTGTCCAATTCCGCGGCGGTGCTGGGCTGGCCGGATGCGCGTGGCGACTGGGTGCGTACCGGCGGTCTGCTTTACGGGCTGTCCGTCGTCGAGGGCAAGACGGGTGACGACTTCGGCTTCCGGCCGGTCATGACGCTGGCCACGCGGCTGGTCGCCATCAACCGTGTCGGCAAGGGCGAGCGGGTCGGTTACAACGGTACCTACACCTGCCCGGAAGACATGGACATCGGCGTGGCGGCCGTCGGCTACGGCGACGGTTACCCGCGCAGTGCCGCGGCCGGTACGCCGGTGCGGATCAACGGCTGCACGGCGCCGCTGGTCGGGCGCGTGTCGATGGATCTCATCACGATCGACCTGCGTGGCGTGCCCACGGCCCGCACCGGCGATCGCGTCACGCTATGGGGCGATGGCCTCCCCGTGGAAACGGTCGCGGCCGCGGCGGGTACGATTTCCTACGACCTCACCTGCGGCATGACGCGCCGCGTGCTGTTCGTCGAAGACGAGACCTGA
- the ffh gene encoding signal recognition particle protein — protein sequence MFESLSNRLSDTVNRLRGRGRLTEENIRETLREVRIALLEADVALPVVKALIERVKVRAVGQEVLKSLSPGQALVKVVSDELTAVMGQANTELNLAATPPAVVLMAGLQGAGKTTTVGKLARFLRERKKKRVMVVSCDVYRPAAIEQLRTLAEQVEVTFFPSEAGQNPVDIARAAVAAARREVMDVLLVDTAGRLHIDEAMMDEIKALHSALDPIETLFVVDSMTGQDAANVAKAFADALPLTGVVLTKTDGDARGGAALSVRYITGRPIKFLGAGEKSDALEPFHPDRLAQRILGMGDVLSLVEEVERKVDQQKAQKLAEKVMKGKRFDLNDMRDQLEQMSNMGGLAGLMDKLPGMGNLPDSVKSKVNDNELKRMVAIIGSMTKKERRHPDLLNGSRKARVARGSGTQPADVNRLLKQFMQMEKMMSKLSKGGSKGLMRQMRGAMKGMGGMGGMGGGMPPMR from the coding sequence ATGTTCGAATCGCTCAGCAATCGCCTCTCCGATACCGTCAATCGCCTGCGTGGTCGCGGCCGGCTGACCGAGGAAAACATTCGCGAGACGTTGCGCGAGGTGCGCATCGCGCTGCTCGAGGCCGACGTGGCGCTGCCGGTGGTCAAGGCCCTGATCGAACGCGTCAAGGTGCGCGCGGTCGGCCAGGAAGTCCTCAAAAGCCTGTCGCCGGGCCAGGCGCTGGTCAAGGTGGTCAGCGACGAGCTCACCGCCGTCATGGGCCAGGCCAATACCGAGCTGAACCTGGCGGCTACCCCGCCGGCGGTCGTGCTCATGGCCGGCCTGCAGGGCGCGGGCAAGACCACCACCGTCGGCAAGCTGGCGCGGTTCCTGCGCGAGCGCAAGAAAAAGCGCGTCATGGTGGTCAGCTGCGACGTCTACCGCCCCGCCGCCATCGAGCAGTTGCGCACGCTGGCCGAGCAGGTCGAGGTCACCTTCTTCCCGTCGGAAGCCGGGCAGAACCCCGTCGACATCGCCCGTGCCGCCGTGGCCGCCGCCCGGCGCGAGGTCATGGACGTGCTGCTCGTCGATACCGCAGGTCGCCTGCATATCGACGAAGCCATGATGGACGAGATCAAGGCGCTGCACAGCGCCCTCGATCCGATCGAAACCCTGTTCGTCGTCGATTCCATGACCGGCCAGGATGCGGCCAACGTGGCCAAGGCCTTCGCCGATGCGCTTCCGCTCACCGGCGTGGTGCTGACCAAGACGGACGGCGACGCCCGCGGCGGTGCTGCCCTGTCCGTGCGCTACATCACCGGTCGGCCGATCAAGTTCCTGGGTGCGGGTGAGAAGTCCGACGCACTGGAGCCGTTCCATCCGGATCGTCTGGCCCAGCGCATCCTCGGCATGGGCGACGTGCTGTCGCTGGTCGAGGAAGTCGAGCGCAAGGTCGACCAGCAGAAAGCCCAGAAGCTGGCCGAGAAGGTCATGAAGGGCAAGCGCTTCGACCTGAACGATATGCGCGACCAACTGGAACAGATGTCCAATATGGGCGGCCTGGCCGGCCTGATGGACAAGCTGCCGGGCATGGGCAACCTGCCCGACAGCGTCAAGTCCAAGGTCAACGACAACGAACTCAAGCGCATGGTGGCCATCATCGGCTCCATGACCAAGAAAGAACGCCGCCACCCCGATCTGCTCAACGGATCGCGCAAGGCGCGCGTGGCGCGTGGTTCCGGCACGCAGCCGGCCGACGTCAACCGCCTGCTGAAGCAGTTCATGCAGATGGAGAAGATGATGTCCAAGCTGTCCAAAGGCGGCAGCAAGGGCCTCATGCGCCAGATGCGCGGCGCCATGAAGGGCATGGGCGGTATGGGTGGCATGGGCGGCGGCATGCCGCCGATGCGCTGA
- the rimM gene encoding ribosome maturation factor RimM (Essential for efficient processing of 16S rRNA): MSLESGKRVRLGRIVGLYGVQGQVKLESWTDPRIQIFRYQPWLLTAPGVEKEIDGIRGRAQGKGLVATLPGIEDRDQATALIGCEITVSRDALPPPAPGEFYWTDLEGLEVVTTENVMLGRVNHLFATGANDVMVVKDGERERLIPFVQGPYVHSVDFDAGRIVVDWDPEF, encoded by the coding sequence ATGTCGCTGGAGTCCGGTAAGCGCGTCCGTCTCGGGCGCATTGTCGGGCTCTACGGCGTGCAGGGGCAGGTCAAGCTCGAAAGCTGGACCGACCCCCGCATCCAGATCTTCCGTTACCAGCCATGGCTGCTGACCGCGCCGGGCGTGGAAAAGGAGATCGACGGAATCCGCGGGCGCGCGCAGGGCAAAGGCCTCGTGGCCACCCTGCCGGGTATCGAGGATCGCGACCAGGCGACAGCGCTCATCGGGTGTGAGATCACGGTCTCCCGCGATGCGCTGCCGCCTCCCGCTCCTGGCGAGTTCTACTGGACCGATCTCGAAGGCCTCGAGGTCGTTACCACGGAAAACGTCATGCTGGGTCGGGTCAACCATCTATTCGCCACCGGTGCCAACGATGTCATGGTGGTGAAGGATGGCGAGAGGGAGCGGTTGATTCCATTCGTCCAGGGCCCCTACGTGCATTCCGTCGATTTCGACGCGGGGCGCATCGTGGTGGACTGGGACCCCGAGTTCTAG
- a CDS encoding EAL domain-containing protein, whose product MRRLETSLRETERRCDSLLDSSRDAIAYVHEGMHVRVNQAYLEAFGFAELDDILGLPILDLIAGTHADAFKATLRSLSKGDKSPPPVELLARRDDGSTFTSLVEFAHATFEGETCLQIVFRQQVVDAALVAQLQRDPVTGLFNRARTLEHVDEAVAAAAAGREGQAVLLIEPDNWKDIVTSAGIGNADPLLAAIAARIAESIDEDDVAGVLGDHTLGLVLSPRGDLEHAALTERLRTAISEHIFDAGSRSLTVTITIGGTLLAEKNANSDTVLHQASAALRNAQNQGGNRVELHDPSAREKADAEREQYWLDLVRDALSTDGLRLYHQQIISLQDAAGEFYEILVRMRGPKGDVLPSYFFAVAERNGLLPAIDRWVLGHAIDALVHRENDGMTTTYFVKVTQQSLEDRDLLPWLCRRLEAAQLRRSTLVIEMPESKVLTSLRPTQEFVSGWRKAGGKFGIEQFGSGLNSFQILSHIEADYLKIDRNFMTDLPQHPENQKKIAEICKEGHASGKQTIAEWVEDAVSTSLLFACGVDFVQGNFLQEPAKVLAEEYMPV is encoded by the coding sequence GTGCGCCGCCTGGAAACCTCCCTGCGCGAGACGGAGCGCCGCTGCGACTCGCTGCTGGATTCCTCGCGCGACGCCATCGCCTATGTGCACGAGGGCATGCATGTCCGTGTCAACCAGGCCTACCTGGAAGCCTTCGGCTTTGCCGAGCTGGACGACATCCTCGGCCTGCCCATCCTCGACCTGATCGCCGGCACCCACGCCGACGCCTTCAAGGCCACGCTGCGCAGCCTGTCCAAGGGGGACAAGTCGCCACCCCCGGTCGAACTGCTGGCCCGCCGCGACGACGGCAGCACATTCACCTCCCTGGTCGAGTTCGCCCACGCCACGTTCGAAGGCGAGACCTGCCTGCAGATCGTCTTCCGCCAGCAGGTCGTCGATGCCGCGCTGGTCGCGCAGTTGCAGCGCGACCCGGTCACCGGCCTGTTCAACCGGGCGCGCACGCTGGAGCACGTCGACGAGGCCGTGGCCGCCGCCGCGGCCGGTCGCGAGGGCCAGGCCGTACTGCTGATCGAGCCCGACAACTGGAAAGACATCGTCACCAGCGCCGGCATCGGCAACGCCGACCCGCTGCTGGCAGCCATCGCCGCGCGTATCGCCGAGTCCATCGACGAGGACGACGTGGCCGGCGTGCTCGGCGACCACACGCTGGGCCTCGTGCTGTCCCCGCGCGGCGACCTGGAACACGCCGCGCTGACCGAGCGGCTGCGCACCGCCATTTCCGAACATATCTTCGACGCCGGCTCGCGCTCGCTGACCGTTACGATCACCATCGGCGGCACCCTGCTGGCCGAGAAGAACGCCAACAGCGACACGGTGCTGCACCAGGCCAGCGCGGCACTGCGCAACGCCCAGAACCAGGGCGGCAACCGCGTCGAGTTGCACGACCCGAGCGCTCGCGAAAAAGCGGACGCGGAGCGCGAGCAATACTGGCTCGACCTCGTGCGCGACGCGTTGTCCACGGATGGCCTTCGCCTCTACCACCAGCAGATCATCAGCCTGCAGGATGCCGCGGGCGAGTTCTACGAGATCCTGGTCCGCATGCGCGGGCCCAAGGGCGACGTGCTGCCCTCCTATTTCTTCGCGGTAGCCGAGCGCAACGGCCTGCTACCGGCGATCGACCGCTGGGTGCTCGGCCACGCCATCGACGCGCTGGTGCACCGCGAGAACGACGGCATGACCACCACGTATTTCGTGAAGGTGACCCAGCAGTCGCTGGAAGACCGTGACCTGCTGCCCTGGCTTTGCCGTCGCCTGGAAGCCGCCCAGCTGCGACGGAGCACCCTGGTCATCGAGATGCCGGAATCGAAGGTGCTGACCAGCCTGCGTCCCACGCAGGAGTTCGTGTCGGGATGGCGCAAGGCCGGCGGCAAGTTCGGCATCGAGCAGTTCGGCTCAGGCCTCAATTCGTTCCAGATCCTCAGCCACATCGAAGCCGATTACCTGAAGATCGACCGCAACTTCATGACCGACCTTCCGCAGCATCCGGAAAACCAGAAAAAAATCGCCGAGATATGCAAGGAAGGCCACGCCTCGGGCAAGCAGACGATTGCCGAATGGGTGGAAGACGCCGTCAGCACGTCGCTGTTGTTCGCCTGCGGCGTCGACTTCGTGCAGGGCAACTTCCTGCAGGAACCGGCCAAGGTGCTGGCCGAGGAATACATGCCGGTGTAA
- a CDS encoding SGNH/GDSL hydrolase family protein, with amino-acid sequence MWARSTDPAPRRAIAAAAWLSMCLYAGVSAAAGQIALPEHPTVDQRADIEQRLNDWPLLARFARDNATYPPPKPGEKRVVFFGDSITDFWGRPVGEFFPGHGYINRGVSGQTTPQMLVRFRADVIALKPAVVVILAGTNDIAGNTGASSLGMIEDNLSSMTELARAHGIRVVLSTLLPVHDAVVTDQSLRRPPSTIRALNAWIRQYCASQHLVLLDYAPAMTDGHAALSRELSDDGLHPNAQGYAVMSPLAERAVEKALADSGVRDGR; translated from the coding sequence ATGTGGGCTCGTTCGACTGATCCGGCGCCACGCCGGGCCATCGCGGCCGCGGCGTGGCTGTCGATGTGCCTGTATGCCGGCGTGTCGGCCGCCGCCGGACAGATCGCACTGCCCGAGCATCCCACCGTCGACCAGCGCGCGGACATCGAGCAGCGCCTCAACGACTGGCCGTTGCTGGCGCGTTTCGCCCGGGACAACGCGACCTACCCGCCACCGAAGCCGGGCGAGAAGCGCGTGGTCTTCTTCGGCGACTCCATCACCGATTTCTGGGGGCGCCCGGTGGGCGAATTCTTCCCCGGGCACGGCTATATCAATCGCGGTGTCAGCGGGCAGACCACGCCGCAGATGCTGGTGCGCTTTCGCGCGGACGTGATCGCTCTGAAGCCGGCGGTGGTGGTCATCCTCGCCGGCACCAACGACATCGCCGGCAACACCGGTGCGTCCTCGCTGGGAATGATCGAAGACAACCTGTCGTCGATGACCGAACTGGCACGCGCCCACGGTATCCGCGTGGTGCTGTCGACGTTGCTTCCCGTGCACGATGCGGTGGTGACGGATCAGTCGTTGCGCCGGCCGCCATCGACCATCCGTGCGTTGAATGCGTGGATTCGCCAGTACTGCGCCAGCCAGCACCTCGTTTTGCTCGACTACGCGCCGGCCATGACCGACGGCCACGCCGCACTCAGTCGCGAACTCAGCGACGACGGCCTGCATCCCAATGCACAGGGATACGCGGTCATGTCGCCGCTGGCGGAGCGTGCTGTCGAGAAGGCGCTGGCCGATAGCGGGGTGCGTGACGGACGGTAG
- a CDS encoding CsgG/HfaB family protein, whose product MDISIRHAGVASLALGLTLSLSACTAANPLVAKTQKQHEEKVAAIPHCARKLGTISVIEPEGDVHWWTQQQLPSPTKLIKVFINKSGCFTLLDRGMGMGAAMRERALAAGGELRGGANVGKGQVKAADYVMVPDLISANADAGGSALSALASGLIGGSTGRLVGAINISSKTSDVVLTVTDVRSSEQVAMTEGHGEKNDIGLGARGSLFGSQSLGSAGIGGYANTTIGQVITMAYLDAYTKLVNEMGGMPGNASAANARQSGTVRVATRLFATSAMKGKAVRSLDPGMVVYPTGDKVGLVWEVEDEHGNRGWVSSEHFDLAK is encoded by the coding sequence ATGGACATTTCGATCAGGCACGCGGGCGTGGCGTCGCTTGCGCTTGGACTTACTCTTTCGCTTTCCGCGTGCACGGCGGCCAATCCGCTCGTGGCAAAAACGCAGAAGCAGCACGAGGAAAAAGTCGCCGCCATTCCCCATTGCGCTCGCAAGCTCGGCACTATCTCGGTGATCGAGCCGGAGGGCGACGTCCACTGGTGGACCCAGCAGCAGTTGCCTTCGCCCACCAAGCTGATCAAGGTGTTCATCAACAAGTCCGGCTGCTTCACGCTGCTCGACCGCGGCATGGGCATGGGCGCAGCCATGCGCGAGCGGGCGCTGGCAGCGGGCGGCGAACTGCGCGGCGGCGCCAACGTCGGCAAGGGGCAGGTCAAGGCCGCGGACTATGTGATGGTGCCCGACCTCATCTCCGCCAACGCCGATGCCGGCGGCAGCGCGCTCAGCGCGTTAGCCAGCGGTCTGATCGGTGGCAGCACCGGTCGCTTGGTCGGCGCGATCAACATCAGTTCCAAGACATCCGACGTCGTGCTCACCGTTACGGATGTCCGCTCGTCCGAGCAGGTCGCCATGACCGAAGGCCACGGCGAGAAGAACGACATCGGCCTTGGCGCCCGCGGTTCGCTGTTCGGTAGCCAGAGCCTCGGCAGTGCCGGTATCGGCGGTTATGCCAACACCACCATCGGTCAGGTCATCACCATGGCCTACCTCGATGCGTACACCAAGCTCGTCAACGAAATGGGCGGCATGCCGGGCAATGCGTCGGCGGCCAACGCGCGGCAGTCCGGCACGGTGCGTGTCGCGACGCGCCTGTTCGCCACGTCCGCGATGAAGGGCAAGGCGGTGCGCTCGCTCGATCCCGGCATGGTGGTCTACCCGACGGGCGACAAGGTCGGCCTGGTCTGGGAGGTGGAGGACGAGCACGGCAACCGTGGCTGGGTCTCGTCGGAACATTTCGACCTGGCCAAGTAA
- the radA gene encoding DNA repair protein RadA — MAKAKTAYVCTQCGAEHSKWQGQCAECNEWNVLTEFVVQPAKPAAVSSPGARRGGYAGDAAGAPRITALAEVLLTAEARTHTGIGELDRVLGGGLVDGSVVLIGGDPGIGKSTLLLQMLGTLGAVLPSLYVTGEESLSQVAGRAQRLDLPLAPLHALAETCIERILEQVATARPRVLVIDSIQTIWTEMLTAAPGSVSQVRESAAKLTRFAKETGTSVFLVGHVTKEGGIAGPRVLEHMVDAVLYFEGESGSRFRVLRAFKNRFGAVNELGVFAMSEKGLREVANPSAIFLSSHAGPTPGSAVMVTREGTRPLLVEVQALVDQSSLGNPRRVVLGLEQNRLAMLLAVLHRHGGVAAYDQDVFVNVVGGIRVQETASDVPVIMAVLSSLRDRPLPEKTIAFGEVGLSGEIRPVPNGEERLKEAATHGFRRAVVPAANAPKRGRVGEMEVIGVERLSQALDASRD; from the coding sequence ATGGCCAAGGCCAAGACCGCCTACGTATGCACCCAGTGCGGCGCCGAGCACAGCAAGTGGCAAGGGCAGTGTGCCGAATGCAACGAGTGGAACGTGCTGACCGAGTTTGTCGTGCAGCCGGCCAAGCCCGCTGCCGTATCGTCGCCCGGTGCACGCCGCGGCGGCTATGCGGGCGACGCGGCCGGCGCGCCTCGCATTACGGCGCTCGCCGAGGTACTGCTGACCGCCGAGGCGCGCACCCACACGGGCATCGGTGAGCTCGACCGCGTCCTCGGCGGTGGCCTGGTCGACGGCTCCGTCGTGCTGATCGGTGGCGATCCGGGTATCGGCAAGTCCACGCTGCTGCTGCAGATGCTCGGCACCCTGGGCGCGGTGCTGCCCAGCCTTTACGTCACCGGCGAGGAATCGCTCAGCCAGGTGGCCGGCCGCGCGCAGCGCCTCGACCTTCCGCTGGCGCCGCTGCACGCGCTGGCGGAAACCTGCATCGAACGGATACTCGAGCAGGTGGCGACGGCGCGTCCGCGCGTCCTGGTCATCGACTCGATCCAGACCATCTGGACGGAAATGCTCACGGCGGCACCGGGTTCGGTGAGCCAGGTACGCGAGTCCGCCGCCAAGCTCACCCGCTTCGCCAAGGAAACCGGTACCTCGGTGTTCCTGGTCGGCCACGTGACGAAGGAGGGTGGTATCGCCGGCCCGCGCGTGCTCGAGCACATGGTCGATGCGGTGCTCTACTTCGAGGGCGAGTCCGGCAGCCGCTTCCGTGTGCTGCGCGCCTTCAAGAACCGCTTCGGCGCGGTCAACGAACTGGGCGTGTTCGCCATGTCCGAGAAAGGCCTGCGGGAAGTCGCCAACCCCTCGGCCATCTTCCTGTCCTCGCACGCCGGGCCCACGCCGGGCAGTGCGGTCATGGTCACCCGTGAGGGCACGCGTCCGTTGCTGGTCGAGGTGCAGGCGCTGGTCGACCAATCGTCGCTGGGCAATCCCCGCCGCGTGGTGCTGGGCCTGGAGCAGAACCGGCTGGCCATGCTGCTGGCCGTGCTGCATCGCCACGGCGGCGTGGCCGCCTACGACCAGGACGTCTTCGTCAACGTGGTCGGTGGTATCCGTGTGCAGGAAACGGCGTCCGACGTACCGGTGATCATGGCCGTGCTGTCCAGCCTGCGTGATCGTCCGCTGCCCGAAAAAACCATCGCCTTTGGCGAAGTGGGGCTATCCGGCGAGATCCGCCCCGTGCCCAATGGCGAGGAGCGCCTGAAGGAGGCGGCCACCCACGGTTTCCGCCGCGCGGTCGTCCCCGCGGCCAATGCGCCCAAGCGCGGCCGTGTCGGTGAGATGGAGGTGATCGGTGTGGAGCGGCTTTCGCAGGCGCTGGACGCCAGCCGCGACTGA